TGAATCAACATTCCACTTGTGGCAAGCTCAAACTCCGGGTTGACACATACACCCTGCGTCTTTAAGAATTCTTCTACATAATTCCTTGTCGAAGTGTTTCCCTCAAGGCACATGACCGGAAGTTCTTCTAATACCCGATAAGAAAGTTCCTTTCCCTTTAGATATTCAAAACTCTTTCCGCCAACAAACACATCCGAAATCGTCCGTACCGGTACCATTTTCAAATGGTTCTTTACCGATAACGGTGTACTTACAATTCCGAAATCAATTTTGCCGTCATTTAGATGCTTGATGGTCTCAGGCGTCGGTGCATTCGTCACCGTCACCTTTATCTTTGGATATTTCTCATGAAAGCGTTCCAGATAGTCCAAAAGATAGAACTGCAATGTCATATCGCTTGCACCGATACAGATTTCACCGGCATCCAGATTCAACATCTCTGTCAGCTTCTTTTCACCGGATTGAATCGTCTCGTATCCTCGCTGCACATAAGAAAACAGCATCTCCCCTTCCTTTGTCAGCCGGACTCCCTTCGAAGTCCGGACAAACAGGGAGCAGCCCAAATCACTTTCTAAGTGCTTCACCGCCTGACTGACTGCAGGCTGCGTGATGGCTAACTCCTCGGCTGCAAGGGTGATGCTTTTTTCTTTTGCTACATAATAGAAAATCTTATAGTATTCTAAATTGATGTCCATTGTCTTATTCTGCTAACTCTGGAATTTTTTTGGAACATGCAATTGCCAGTGCGCCCGGTCCGATATGACAGGAAATACTTAAGGACAATGGATTCATTGTAATCTCCATTCCCGGAAATGCGTCCTGCACTTCCTTCTTGAAATTCTCTGCATCTTCAAGATTGTGTGTATATGCCATCTCTAAATACAGATTCTTTCCTTCCGGATCATGGAAACGGTTTGCAAAGTCATTTTTCATTGCCTCAATCATAATGCTCTTTGCCTGTTTCACTGTTCTTGCCTTTGCAAATGCATCCAGTTTTTCTCCCTGAATCTGTAAAACCGGTTTTAACTTCAACAAAGTTCCAAGTGCTGCTGCTGCCGGTGTGATTCGTCCACCCTTTTTCAGGTAGTACAACGTATCCACCATAATATAGATAGAAGATTCGAACTTTTCTCTCTCCAGAATCTCTTTAATCTCTGCCGCACTCTTTCCAGTCTCTGCAAGATTCTTCGCATCCAAAACGGACTGTCTTTGTGTGACAGAAATTCTTTGGTTGTTGACAACCTGAACTTTTCCATCGTAATCCTGAGACAACATATATGCCGTCTCACAGGAACTGCTTAATCCAGATGACATTGGAATATAAACAATCTCGTCATATTCTTTTAAAATCTCGTCCCACATATCGGTAACGTTTCCAACCAATGGCATTGATGTTGAAATCTCAACACCATCTGTAAGTTTTTCATAGAACTGATCCTGTGTCAGATTGATATCTTCGTATAATGTCTCTCCGTTCAAAAAGAATGGCATCGGTAAAATTTTTACGCCCAACTCTTCTGCCTGTGTCTGTGTGATACCGCTATTGCTATCAGAAACAATTGCTACCTTACTCATGAAATCTGCTCCTCCTATAATGTTTCTGAACGTTCTTTTATATTCTTCTGAAAATTAATTACTTCATGCTCATATTCCTGGCTCATAAGTTCCGACTTAATGATAAAGTCAGCCGTTGCACGGTTGTTTGCGATTGGAATATCATATACCTGAGCAATTCGAAGCAGCGCCTTTACGTCCGGATCATGTGGCTGTGCGGTTAGAGGGTCTGAGAAGAACACAATAAGGTCAATTCTTCCCTCCACAATTTTTGCACCAATCTGCTGGTCGCCCCCCAAAGGACCACTGTTATATCCTCTGACCGGAAGACCTGTCTTATCTGTAATCATTCTTGCTGTTGTGCCTGTTCCACACAAAAAATGATTCTTTAATATCTCTTTATTCTCTTCACACCATGCAATCATCTCTGCCTTTTTCCCATCGTGTGCAATGAGAGCTATATTCTTCTGTTTTCCAATTTTTAATGTGATATAATTATCGCTCATCTGGTCTCTCCTTCTCTTCTGCCAAACTAATACGTGTTTCAATTATACCATACCTTTTTTGTTTCTTCCACTAAAACTTCTTGCTGCAAAAGCATCCGTACAAACTCCGTATCGCGCTCATCCCAGCTTTCCCTTGGCATACTTTTATTGGTCATATAAATCTTCTCCGGCGTCTCCCACACCGAGTGAAAGCCCTTTGCAATTTCGCTCTGTGTCATATGAAGCGGAACCATTTCCGGTTTTACCTCACACAGATAAAAGAAGGTTTTTCGGACAAAAATCTTGGTTTTGTCAAAGATATCACGTCTTTTTTCGATTGTCATTCCAAGTTCCCTGCAGCTTTCCGGTATTATCAGCAGGCCGGTTTCCTCTTGCACTTCTCTTTCCAATGCGACGATGTAATCTTCGTCTGGCTCCACACCGCCTCCCGGAATCTTGTATTCTCCGTCTCCGCTGCATTGCATTGCCATTTTTCCATCTCTAAAAATGACTCCGCGTACGACATTCTTCTCAATTACTTCTGTTAATCCTGCATAATTGCCTGCATCAAAAACTTTCAACACTCTCATGTATCCACCAGCCTTGCAAGGTTTTATTTTTGTGAAACAAGTGCTTTCATCTGTCCTGAAATTTCATGAATCTCATCTAAGGTTCCATTTAATTCTTTTAATGCATTCATACATGTCTCAAATATGGTAAGGCTCTCATCTGCAGATGCAGATACCTCCTCGCTGGATGCAGATAAGTTTGTAATACTGTCTGTAATCTGGGTATTGGATGCTAGGATACCATCCACTTCATCTGTAAGACCTGTCATTGCCTTATGTAATTCTTCTACTTTTTCTTCAATTAAATCAAATTTTTCACCGGTGGAACCTACCATCTCATTCTGCTGGTCAGAAGATTCTGCTGCCTTTTGCATACTTTCGGAAGCTTCTTCTACATCTGTTGTCAGTTTCTCGATAATTTCTGTAATCTTTCCTGCTGACTCCTGTGTCTCCTCTGCCAATTTCCGAATCTCATCTGCTACGACCGCAAAACCTTTTCCTGCTTCTCCTGCACGTGCTGCCTCAATGGAAGCATTCAGTGCTAAGAGGTTTGTCTGGTCTGAAATACTTTTAATGGTTCCGATAATAACCTCAACCTCTTTGATACGGTTATCTAGTTCTTCTGTTGTCGATCTGGTTTCTAAATTAATGCGTGACGTCTCTGTTGCTGTCGTCTTAAGTTCTTCTACAATACCTGCTCCCTCTACAATGGCATCTTTGGAAACCCTAGACGCATCTTTCATGGAGACGGTTTCTTTTTCCATGTTCTCTAGGCTTGTCTGAATGACACTTGTCATCTTCGTCTGCTGTTCAATTGCTTCCGCTGTCACTCTGACGCTCGCAGCAATCTCCTTCACGGAATTATGGCTGTTCTCCATACTCTCTGTCAAAACAGAAGCATTCTCACTTGCAACATCAAATTTTTCTGCCAGTTTCTCGGACAACCCCATAACCTCAGCTGCCACCTTTGCGCCGGCATCCATCTGGTTTTTCACTTCCTGGATATTCTCATCTGTATGTTTCTTATGCATATTTACTATAATACAGGACACAATACCGGCAACAATAATAAAAATGGTCTGTGTCACTACAAGATTTTTAGCTTCATGCACTGTAAACGTAATCTTTACACTATAAATGATACTAAGTACTGATGCCAGTATCATTGTGATTTTAGCAAACAAACGATCCGTGAATAAAACCGACACTAAAATAATCGGATAAGCCAATGCCTGCATTGCGGTATTGGCTGATGAAAAAATTACAATTGCATACGTTAACATCAGGCAGGACCCGCAGATCTTAGGGAAAGCACTCTCGTACTTATATCTTACATAACCGGCCGCAAGTCCTCCTATTATAAGAAATTCAATTACTGTCCTCATAATCAAAGAACCTTTGTTTCCAATATTCGATAAAATCGACATGATATTAATAATTTCTAATACAGACAGTATAATTAATCCTAATACATAAGCAACCCTGTTTTTTTCCTGGTTTTGTTTTATTTGTAAATTCATGCTATACTCCGTCCTTTCGTACTATATATGATATTTCAGTATACTACTATTCTCATTATTTTTCAATAATATTGCATGATTCTACTTCTTTTTTCATTGCATGATTCTACTTCTTTTTTCAAAATTCTTCTATAATGCATTCAACCTTATTTATCATATAGACACAAAAATCGGAGTGACAAGCTTTCGCTGCACTCCGATTTTTATTTTTCATGTTATCTATACTTAGATTACATCATTCCCATTCCTGGATTTCCTGCTGGCATTGCAGGCGCATCTTCTTTGATGTTTGCAACAACAGATTCTGTTGTAAGTAAAGTAGATGCTACCGATGTTGCATTCTGTAATGCGCTTCTTGTAACCTTAACCGGATCAAGGATACCTGCGTCTACCATGTTGACATATTCTTCGGTAGCTGCGTTGAAGCCCATACCTGGCTCAGATTCTTTTACTTTGTTGATGATAACGGCACCCTCTAATCCTGCGTTTGCAGAGATGTAGTACAATGGAGCTTCGAGTGCTTTTAAGATAACCTTAGCACCTGTCTTCTCGTCACCCTCTAAGGTGTCAGCTAATTTTGCAACTTCTTTTGTTGCATGAATGTAAGCAGATCCGCCACCTGCGATAATTCCTTCTTCGACTGCAGCTCTTGTTGCATTCAGAGCATCCTCCATACGAAGTTTCGCTTCCTTCATCTCTGTCTCAGTTGCAGCACCAACACGGATAACGGCAACACCACCTGCTAATTTTGCAAGTCTCTCCTGTAATTTTTCTTTATCAAATTCGCTTGTTGTCTCTTCAATCTGACCACGAATCTGGTTTACTCTTGCCGCAATTGCTGCTTTATCTCCGGCACCGTCTACGATAACGGTGTTCTCTTTCTGAACTTTAACAGATTTTGCACGTCCTAACTGTTCTAAGGTTGTGTCTTTCAACTCAAGACCTAATTCAGAGCTGATAACCTGACCACCTGTTAAAATTGCGATATCCTCTAACATTGCTTTTCTTCTGTCGCCATATCCAGGAGCTTTTACCGCTACGACATTGAATGTACCACGTAATTTGTTTACGATTAAGGTTGTCAAAGCTTCTCCTTCGATATCTTCTGCAATGATTAATAATCTTGCACCAGACTGTACAATCTGCTCTAATAATGGAAGAATCTCCTGAATGTTACTGATCTTCTTATCTGTGATTAAGATATATGGATCATCCAAAACAGCTTCCATCTTATCCATATCTGTGCACATGTATGCGGAAAGGTATCCACGGTCGAACTGCATACCTTCTACAAGGTCAAGTTCTGTCTCCATGGTCTTGCTTTCTTCGATTGTGATAACACCATCGTTAGAAACTTTTTCCATTGCATCTGCAACCATGTTACCAACTTTTTCATCACCTGCAGAGATAGATGCTACTTTTGCAATCTGATCTTTTCCGTTTACTTTTGCAGACATTTTTACGATAGCATCAACTGCTGCATCTGTTGCTTTTTTCATACCACGACGAAGGATGATTGGGTTTGCACCTGCTTCAAGGTTCTTCATACCTTCCTGAATCATTGCCTGTGCTAAAACAGTAGCAGTTGTAGTACCATCACCTGCAACATCGTTTGTCTTTGTTGCAACTTCTTTTACAAGCTGCGCTCCCATGTTCTCGAAAGCATCTTCTAACTCGATTTCTTTTGCGATTGTCACACCATCGTTTGTGATAAGTGGAGCACCGTAAGATTTATCTAAAACAACGTTTCTTCCTTTTGGTCCGATTGTAACTCTGACTGTATTTGCTAATTTATCAACACCAGCTCCTAATGCTGCTCTGGCTTCTGTTCCGTATTTAATTTCCTTTGCCATAATTCATTACCTCTTTCTATATTTTTTTATTTTCACTCATGCACTCATCCTTGGAATGTTATATGCAGCTGCATTTATCATTCCAAGCGCCCACTCGCATTAAAAATGCTCGTGTTCGTCTGCTCGTCAAATTCACAATTTTGTATGCAAGCATCCAATTGTGAACTTTCCTCGCTAGGTTCGTTCTATTCAACGACTGCTAAAATATCGTTCTGCCTTACGATGATATATTCTTCACCATCTAATTTTACTTCTGTTCCGGCATATTTCGAATAAATCACTTTCTGACCTGCTTTTACCTGCATAGTCACTTCTTTTCCATCTACCATTCCGCCAGGACCAACTGCAATAACTTCTGCTTCCTGTGGTTTTTCCTGTGCGCTGCTTGTTAAGATAATTCCGGATTTTGTTGTCTCCTCTGCTTCACACTGTTTTAAAACGACTCTGTCACTTAATGGTACTAACTTCATTTTAATTCCTCCTGTTCCATTATCTTTATTCTATTCAGATTACTTTCTTTGGTTATTAGCACTCATTTCGTTTGAGTGCTAACCGATAGTCATATAATAGTTTTTTACACCCCAATTCGCAACTTGATATATTTCTATATATTTTCATATATGATGTTATTATCTTTGTTTTCCTCTCGTTTTCTCTTGTTTTCTTATTTTCCATTGTTTTCCCTGATTTTATACTTTTTTTACAATTAAGATTCGGGTGTCAAAAGGTTGCTCACAAATTTGCCAGTAAGAAAACTGTAAGCAACCTTTTGACACCCGAATCCAATTCATTGAAACCACAGAAAAAGGAGCCAAATCTGGCTCCTTTTTCTTGTGGGGTATTTCAATCTGCTTTTTATTATGAAATATGTACTGCTCCGGTTGCTCTTAAGTTCATCGGATATACATTTTCTTTTCCAACATATTCTGCAATGTAATCTGCATAATGCTGTGTCTCTTTTTCCGGCACGATGCACATGATAACACCTGCGAATCCACCACCATGTACACGGCACATGCCATCGCCAAGTCTATTTAAGAACAATTCTGTCAAGGCAAGGGTACGTGTAATCTTCTGCTCTTTGCAATCCTGAAGGGAATAACAGTTCTGTAACAGTTCCCAGGAAGAAGTTCCGGACTGTTTCATCAAATCCAGCACCTTCTTGGTATCGTCTGCCTTCATTGCATCTGCTGCTTCTTTGACACGTCTGTTCTCCTCGAAGAAATGCACCGCACGAAGGAATGCACGGTCGTTTTCGATTTCGTTGCAATGTGCCAAAAGTTCCTCTAAGGATGTCTCACATAATAAAGAAACGCCTAATACCTTCGCAGCTTCTTTCATTTCATTTGGAATTGAAGAATATTCATCTCCAAGGTCTGCGTGACCTTTTCCGGTATTTACGATAACAAGCTGGTAACCTGCTTTTGCAAAAGAAAATTCAACTGCTTTGTACTCCGGCTCATTTCCCTTGGAAAAATCGAATAAAACAGGACCACCAACGGCACATGCCATCTGATCCATCATACCGGATGCTTTGTTCCAGAAAACGTTCTCAGCATATTTTCCGGCTTTTGCATAATCAGAAACACTCATCTTGTTGTCGTTAAAGAAGTAGTTTGTCATGGTGCAGACTAACATCTCAAATGATGCGGAGGAGCTGACTCCTGCTGCTGGAATTACAGTTGTAGTTACATAAGCATCAAACCCGCCGACCTGGTATCCCATGTTTTTCAAGCCTTCCATCATACCTGCAACCAAAGATGTGGTTCCCTGTACTTTTTCAATCTCATCAATCTTGGTAAGATCCACTACGATTTTCTGGTCGTATCCTTCACTTGTGATTCGAATCACATCACTTCCGTTCGGGCATGCCGCACCGATGGTATCAAGGTCGATACTAGAAGCGATGACCCATCCTCCGTTATGGTCTGTGTGATTTCCAATCATCTCTGTTCTACCAGGCGCAGAGAAAAATTCCATCTCCTCTTTTTGGTAAATCTCTGTGAAATGTTTTGCAAGATTTTCAAAGCGCTGCTTGCTTTTTGCGCTTTCCCCATAAATTTTTACTAACTGTTCGTCCTGTGGTAATCTCATCATAAATACCTTCCCTTCTTCAATCTTATATGTACAAGGTCCATCCTCCCTTGTAGGATTGCTTCTAAATAAAATATTCACTCGCAAGGGAACTAGCATCTTCTTCCCTTGCAACTTCTATTATACTGCGTTTTTCAAAAAAAACCTTAACTATGTTTTGCAAAACAGGTAATATCTTGCGTTATCAACAAAAATCATGGTATTATATAGGTAATTTATTGTGATTCCAAGTTGTAGACAAAGGAGAAAAAAGATGCAGATTGTGACAAACCAGAACCAGAAAGAATTAAAACAACACGGAAGTGAGGGTTTTCCTTTTCTTGTCAGTTATGAAAGCCTTTCCCGTTACGAATCCGGCTCCTTCCAGTGGCATTGGCATCCTGAAATTGAGATTACTTATATCCACAGTGGACAGATTCACTATCAGGTAAACCAATCCTCCTTTCATCTAAAGGAGGGTGATATTATTTTTGCAAACGCCAATGCGCTCCACACCGGAAGCATGGAAAATCAACAGGACTGCGAATATATCTCCATCACATTTTCTCCTAAGCTGATTTCCGGCTTCTCCCACAGTCTGCTCGAACTCAACTACATTGAACCAATCATTCACAATTTTTCCATGCCAGCTCTTTATATCGACGGCAGTAAAGATTGGCATTCTTCCTTTGCCGCTGTCGTGAAGGATATTATTGCATCAAATGAAAAAAAGGCTCCACTCTATGAATTCGAAATTGTCATCGGATTACAAAAACTCTGGAAACTCCTTTACACCGAGAACTTTTCACATTCCACTTCCAATGCCCCTGCACACGACCAGCTTGCCTACCAGCGCATCCGGGAAATTATTTCCTACATTGAAAGGCATTATGCAGAACCCATCACGCTTCATGACATTGCCACCGAGGTTCACCTGTGCGAAAGCGAATGCAGCCGTCTGTTCAAACGCTATATGAAAGTTCCACTTTTTTCTTTCTTGCAGGATTATCGCATTGAACGAAGTCTGGAATACTTAAAAAATCACGAATCCTTGATTACGATTGCAGAAAAAGTGGGATTTTCTGATTCCAACTATTATTCCAAGGTCTTTAAAAAAAGAAAAGGCTGCAGCCCAAAACATTACCGGAAAATCTACAATGAATGTTAACTGTTTTTCTTCTCATCCATCGTCTCTTTTACCTTTTGTTTTACAACTTCATTTCCAGACTTCCAGAGGAGGCGGACTGCACGTGAAAAAAGCTTTTGCGTATCCTCTGGCAGATTTGAGGTTGCCTTTATAATTTCCTGTATCTTTTTTAGCTTACTGTTGTAAAAATCATCTACGGTATGAACATTTGCCTCCTCAAGCACAGAAAATGCCGTCTCGACAATTTCCTGGCGCTGCTTTTCATTTAACTGCTCTAACCAGTTTTTCATTGTCTTATCGAGCATCAGGCTCTCTGGCGCCACTTCTTTTCCATAGACAAAGTGCTTTCCCAGCACCTCCCAGGACATCGGATCATGCTGTGCCACACCATGTTCCGTACTTTTTACCACCTCATACCGGCTGTCATGCTCTAGTAAAAGTCCGACAATTGAAGACTCCGGTACAATTCTTCGAATCAATGGCTCCATCTTCTGATACTGTGGACTTTCTATTATCTCTTTATGAAAACCAGGCCCATCATTACTGTAAACCGCCACAATATGTCTCTGAATTGCAGGTTCACACATGACCGCCGCAAAAACAGATAAATTGCCACCCTTCGAATGTCCCCCGATTCGAAGCGTACGTGTGTTCTTTTCCATGACATAATTCAGATAATTAACCGCTTTTCGCTGCCCCGGCGTCTCCTCTAAATATCCCATGTTAAAATTTTCACGCCATCCCACAATGGTACTGTCCGTGCCACTGTATGCGACAAAGATACTCTCATCCGGCAGACCGACACAAAGCACCGAGAACTGGGACTGCCGTTTTAAATCGATATCATTGACATACCGCGACAATTTGATATCCGCAAAACGTTTGGTCTGTGCCGCCTTTTTCATGACAAAAGCCGACATCTTCGTCATGGAAACCTTTGCCAAGATATCCTCTTCCCTGTTTTTTTCAAAAAAAAGTTCTGACGCCGCCTTTAAGGTAATGCTTCCCGCTTCCTTTATCCCTGGTACAATCCCGGCAAATTCTACATATACAAGCTGCGACAAAATGAGATTGTCTATCTCATTAAACGAATCCGCCTCAAAGGACAAATCCCCTCTCCACTCCAAATAATCCATGATATTAGCCATAGCTGCCTTCCCCCCTTCTCTTTGTTTCTAATTCTATTTTACACCAATTATATGCGGAAACAAAGCATTGCGCAAAAGAATCTTGCATAGCAATTTTCTACAATCGAAAGAAAAAGAGCCCGCTATTGCAGACTCTTTTCTAAATAAGAAGAAAACTGATGTAATCTTTAATATTTATCTTTCTAATTTGAATTTTCCAACCAGCCCATTCATGGATTCTGCCTCTGCTGATAATTCCTCGCTGGTTGCAGATGATTCTTCTGCTGTTGCAGAATTCGACTGAATAACTTCAGAAATCTGGTTGATACCAGCCTCTGCCTCATCCATCGCCTGTGCCTGGGATGCCGCAATCTCGCTCAGTGTCTTAGAGGAATCAGCTATCTTTCTGACACCTTCTACAACACCTTCAATAGAAGATGCTGCGCTCTCAGCTGCCTTATTTCCCTCCTCAATCTCTTTTAAGGAGCCTTCAATCAACTGACGTGTATCTACTGCAGACTGTGCACTCTGCTCTGCTAATTTTCCAATCTGTTCTGCTACAACCGCAAATCCTTTACCCGCTTCTCCTGCTCTTGCCGCCTCAATTGCAGCGTTCAATGAAAGAAGGTTGGTCTGGCTTGCAATACTCTCAATTTCAGAAATGATGCTCTCAATCTGCTGTGATGTCTCATTGATTGCATTCATGGATTCTACCATGGCTCTCATCTCTGTACGGCTGTCCTCTGCCTCAGAAGCATACTGCTGTGCCTGACGGTAAGATTCTTCTACATGTTCTGCCGTCTTGTTGACACCTTGTGTGATATCAGCAAAAGTTGCCTGTAACTGTTCTACGGAGGCTGCCTGATCGGTAGAGCCTTCTGCCAATGCCTGGGATGCCTGCGCCAGATTTTCTGCACCCGCAGTTACCTGCTGGGATGCTTCCTCAATCTGCTGCAAAGTCTCTGACATCTGTTTTTTCATTTTACGCATTGCCAAAATCAAGGCTTTGAAATCACCGGCATATTTTTCTTCCATGGATGTACCGACTGTGTAATCCCCCTCTGCCATAGCGCCTAATAAATGTCCTGAATCTGTGATAATTGCATTCAGATTGTCTGCCATGTCTTTTACCTGTGTAATCATCTCAGACACTTCATCTTCTGTCTCTGCCTCCGGGAATGGGGAATGTAAATCTCCCTTTGAAAATTCTGCAAAACGATTGGATAATTTCCCCATTGGAATTGCAATTCCATCTGCAATTTTCCTGCCAATTTTCTGTGCTGTAAAATAAGCAATTACTACAACTATGCCAATCAAAGCCACACAAATTCCACTTAAAACAACCAACATTGTACTTAACGAATTACCCCTGCTTACATTTACATTCAGAAGTTCCGACATATCCGCATAAACTTCCTCATAAAGAGGATCCAACTGATCATAAGCCATTTTCTGTGCCTTGATGGATTGCTGTATATCCGTAGATGCACCAAGCTCTAAAATTTCATCATCCAGTGACCAATAGGATTCCAATACGCTTGCAATATCATTGTATAACTTCTCTTCTTCGGAAGTAACAATGGTATCTTTCATATCTTCAAAGTAACCCTCAAACTTCTCTTTCTTGGTATCATGCATATCCTGTGCTTTTTTGATAGCATCTGCATCCTGGTAACCAATAGATGCACGTGTTGCACTTCTCGTATCTGCAAATGTAATCATTGCCTTACCAATGTCACCCTGTGAAAATCCATAATTTTTGAGTGCATAGGAATATCTGTTTGATACTATGAGCAACAATATGATTCCAATAAGCGAACCAATATCTGCCATAAAGATAACCATCTGGAATCCCTTTAGCAGCCTTGGCCTGATTTTCATCTTATTCATACCTTTCATTTTTTTCT
This genomic window from Roseburia sp. 831b contains:
- a CDS encoding methyl-accepting chemotaxis protein; translated protein: MKRDDKLEKKMKGMNKMKIRPRLLKGFQMVIFMADIGSLIGIILLLIVSNRYSYALKNYGFSQGDIGKAMITFADTRSATRASIGYQDADAIKKAQDMHDTKKEKFEGYFEDMKDTIVTSEEEKLYNDIASVLESYWSLDDEILELGASTDIQQSIKAQKMAYDQLDPLYEEVYADMSELLNVNVSRGNSLSTMLVVLSGICVALIGIVVVIAYFTAQKIGRKIADGIAIPMGKLSNRFAEFSKGDLHSPFPEAETEDEVSEMITQVKDMADNLNAIITDSGHLLGAMAEGDYTVGTSMEEKYAGDFKALILAMRKMKKQMSETLQQIEEASQQVTAGAENLAQASQALAEGSTDQAASVEQLQATFADITQGVNKTAEHVEESYRQAQQYASEAEDSRTEMRAMVESMNAINETSQQIESIISEIESIASQTNLLSLNAAIEAARAGEAGKGFAVVAEQIGKLAEQSAQSAVDTRQLIEGSLKEIEEGNKAAESAASSIEGVVEGVRKIADSSKTLSEIAASQAQAMDEAEAGINQISEVIQSNSATAEESSATSEELSAEAESMNGLVGKFKLER
- a CDS encoding Mbeg1-like protein; its protein translation is MANIMDYLEWRGDLSFEADSFNEIDNLILSQLVYVEFAGIVPGIKEAGSITLKAASELFFEKNREEDILAKVSMTKMSAFVMKKAAQTKRFADIKLSRYVNDIDLKRQSQFSVLCVGLPDESIFVAYSGTDSTIVGWRENFNMGYLEETPGQRKAVNYLNYVMEKNTRTLRIGGHSKGGNLSVFAAVMCEPAIQRHIVAVYSNDGPGFHKEIIESPQYQKMEPLIRRIVPESSIVGLLLEHDSRYEVVKSTEHGVAQHDPMSWEVLGKHFVYGKEVAPESLMLDKTMKNWLEQLNEKQRQEIVETAFSVLEEANVHTVDDFYNSKLKKIQEIIKATSNLPEDTQKLFSRAVRLLWKSGNEVVKQKVKETMDEKKNS